In one window of Mytilus trossulus isolate FHL-02 chromosome 7, PNRI_Mtr1.1.1.hap1, whole genome shotgun sequence DNA:
- the LOC134725046 gene encoding toll-like receptor 13 translates to MMFRRLLFYHCISLISAVLNSNKGNCPKICKCGLSKQTTQHNFISTCNGKLHTTKMNFIPKFPPKTVEVIFIYNHLPNVSRNTFSNITHLRLKNLDLQGNSISAIQNDSFTSFIYLLKLDLSRNNITEKDAMNCFKNLPKGIHGIQRLRLNHLLWHPVEGLFDGLNNSNVTRIELSHSYLTPFEGRWFSGLRQLKSLDISWNSIKDSDFNLTGLPNIQDINLAGNWFNIIPDFCQFGLNNIANLHMSDTKLYTINHLRNYSSCLQNLKNLYLSGLSIRIIPTNIFSNLKSLKELTMKQMSTQFKKIHKYAFNSSSLNILTFWRADGFLFTSKSAQQGMFDPDSLFDYSKNLKELDLSNNKIDLISNKIRLMFKPLKKLKKLWMESISLSYMPKYFLPLFPSLTFISFENNKIPPWNYGHSVFNGVRNLRIVNLKNNKISMIYDTSFPLALLNNLTSLKLMFNRFSCTCDLQWFRNWMKHTRVNITGNNTYRCETSKTKVVDYNPGFIECHILSISLSIGFGVTFVLIVTITGYICRWRFRFQLYKLRSLRKQYNELVNKDDFVYSAYVVYCYEDFTWVKRSLIHEIEEKQGYKLCIPHRDFELGKVFADNIVEHMHLSETVILVLSNNFAKNEWCLFQLAVAKNKLTKLGKLSIFPLLLEEIEFKNMNSALYHLLKMSSYAAWDNDDNAQKLFWDQIRDRLS, encoded by the coding sequence ATGATGTTCCGGAGACTTTTGTTTTATCACTGCATATCACTGATTTCTGCGGTATTAAACTCAAATAAAGGGAACTGTCCAAAGATTTGTAAATGTGGACTTAGTAAACAAACCACTCAACACAATTTCATTTCAACATGTAATGGCAAATTGCATACTACCAAGATGAATTTTATTCCAAAATTTCCTCCAAAAACAGTAgaagttatttttatatacaatcaCTTACCAAACGTGTCAAGGAATACATTTAGCAATATAACACATTTAAGACTGAAAAATTTGGATTTGCAAGGCAATTCAATCAGTGCTATTCAAAATGATTCTTTTACTAGTTTTATTTACCTGCTCAAACTAGATCTTTCAAGGAACAACATAACAGAAAAGGATGCAAtgaactgttttaaaaatttaccaaaaggtatacatggtatacaaCGTTTAAGATTAAACCATCTTCTCTGGCATCCAGTCGAAGGATTATTTGATGGATTAAATAATAGTAATGTGACAAGGATAGAGTTGAGCCATAGCTACTTAACACCATTTGAAGGACGATGGTTTTCAGGTCTTAGACAACTGAAGTCGCTGGACATTTCATGGAATTCAATTAAAGATTCGGATTTTAACTTGACTGGACTCCCTAACATACAAGATATAAACCTAGCTGGCAACTGGTTTAATATAATTCCAGATTTTTGTCAGTTTGGTTTAAACAATATTGCAAATTTACATATGTCTGACACAAAGCTTTATACCATTAACCATTTGAGAAACTATTCTTCGTGTCTGCAAAATCTCAAGAATTTATATTTGAGTGGACTTTCAATAAGGATAATACcaacaaacatattttcaaatctCAAATCCTTAAAAGAGCTTACAATGAAGCAGATGTCTACACAGTTTAAAAAGATTCATAAATACGCCTTCAACAGTTCCTctctaaatattttaacattctgGCGAGCAGACGGCTTTCTGTTTACCTCGAAATCGGCACAACAAGGAATGTTTGATCCTGATTCATTGTTTGACtacagtaaaaatttaaaagaacttGATCTAtctaataataaaatagatttaatatcaaataaaatcagATTGATGTTCAAACCTCTGAAAAAACTAAAGAAATTATGGATGGAATCAATATCTCTATCATACATGCCGAAATACTTTTTACCGTTATTCCCTTCACtgacttttatttcatttgagaACAATAAAATTCCCCCTTGGAATTATGGCCATTCTGTGTTTAATGGTGTTCGAAATTTGAGGATTGTTAATCTAAAGAACAATAAGATCAGCATGATTTATGATACTTCTTTCCCGTTGGCTCTGTTGAACAACTTGACCTCATTAAAGCTCATGTTTAATCGGTTTAGCTGCACATGTGACCTTCAGTGGTTTAGAAATTGGATGAAACATACCCGTGTAAATATTACTGGAAATAATACTTATAGATGTGAAACTAGCAAAACGAAGGTTGTTGATTACAATCCCGGTTTTATAGAATGTCACATTTTGTCAATTTCCTTATCAATCGGATTTGGTGTCACTTTTGTTTTGATCGTAACTATAACCGGTTATATCTGTCGATGGCGTTTCCGGTTCCAGTTGTACAAACTTCGTTCACTCCGTAAACAGTACAACGAACTAGTCAACAAAGATGATTTCGTATATTCTGCGTACGTAGTTTATTGCTACGAAGATTTCACATGGGTAAAAAGAAGCCTCATTCACGAAATAGAAGAAAAACAAGGTTATAAGTTATGTATTCCACACAGGGATTTTGAATTAGGAAAAGTGTTTGCAGATAACATTGTTGAACATATGCATTTGAGTGAAACAGTAATACTTGTTCTTTCGAATAATTTTGCCAAAAATGAGTGGTGCTTATTCCAGCTTGCTGTTgctaaaaacaaattaacaaaacttggaAAATTATCCATTTTTCCTTTATTACTCGAagaaatagaatttaaaaacatgaaTTCTGCGCTATATCACCTTTTGAAAATGTCGAGCTATGCAGCATGGGACAATGATGACAATGCACAGAAACTTTTCTGGGATCAAATAAGAGATCGCCTTAGTTGA